CCCATACCAGCACAATTCGGCATCCCTAAAGATAAAGCTTCAAGAAAGTCTTCATCCATTGGATGCGCCTCATCATCACCAGCATTTTTCTGGGCTAATTGTTCCTCAAACCGCTTTCTTTGCTCTCTGGGATCATTCAACTCAGAAAAACCGTTAGAATATTCTGTGCCATTAATAAATAGCTCAAATCTTTCTACAAAACCTGGCTTACTGCGGTGTCCTTTCGCTAATGGACTAACTTCTACTGGAAAATCAATTACAAATGTAGGCTGAATTAATTTTGGTACTACCAGCTTATCAAATACCGCATAAAGCAAGTAACCTAAACTTTGTGTTTCCAGCTTAGAAGTATTTAAACCCAACTGCTCTACTTTAGTAATAGCATCGGCTAATTCTAAACTGTCAAAATCTAGATGAGTTTCATCTTTGACAGCTTCGACCATTGTTTTGACTTGCCAATGCTTCCCTTGAAAACCAGGATACTTATCGCTGTAATCGTACTTGCGTTCTAAACTAATAGCTTCTCCCTGATATTCAATTTCATTCCCTTTCCCACAAGCAGCAGCAGCATTAATCATGACATTTTCTACAACTTCCAAAATGTCAAAGTAATCTGCATAAGCTTGGTATACTTCCAAGGATGTAAATTCAGGGTTATGGGTGCTATCAATCCCTTCGTTACGGAATACGCGCCCTAGTTCAAATACTCGCTCAAAACCACCACAAATTGCCCTTTTTAAAAATAATTCAGGCGCAATTCTGAGATATAAATCTACATCCAAGGCATTATGATGAGTGATAAATGGTCTAGCAGCAGCACCACCATATATTGCTTGTAAAACTGGTGTTTCTAATTCATAAAACTCGTTGTCAGTTAGATAGCTGCGAACATTTTGCACAATCTTACTGCGGAGTGCAAAGCGTTGAAAAGATTCGCGGTTAGAAGCAAGATCCATTTCCCGATGACGGCGGCAGGTTTCTGGATCATTCACTCCATAATATGAGTCAGGAAAAGGAATTGTTGCTTTAGAAAGTATCTTTAATTCCTTTACTTGAATAGATAATTGTCCGCGATTGGTACGAGTACCAATACCTTCCGCGCCAACAAAGTCGCCTTCATCAAGCAATTTTTCTATCTGAGAAAAAGTTAATCCTTTGGTATCAGCTACCCAACTTTTCTCAATTTTTAATTGAATTTTACCAGTAGCATCAAGTAAATCAATAAAGATTAACTTACCACTATCTCTTTTGGCGGTAATTCTACCAGCAACTTTGATCGATAATTCGTTGGGGTCATTTTGACCTTTTTCTAATTCGTTTCCTGGTTGACTAAACCATTCTTCTACTTGCTTTACAGTGTGCGATCGCGCCATCGCCTCGCTGGGATACGGCTCTATTCCTTGCTCTCGAAAGCTATCTACTTTCTGAGAACGAACTTCTGCTTCACTCCTAACCATTAATTGTCATCCTCTACAAAATATTTAGTTGCAATTGCCTGTTGCCTGCTGTCGCTCGTCTAGTATGTATTAATAGGAGCGTTGAAGTCTATTAGCTAATGCTTTTAGGCTGTCTAGTTGTATAAATAACAGCTTGTCAAGTATATTTTACAAATTTTTACTTAGGATTTTCTAAAAAACTATAAAATTATAAATCTCTACTAGGCTGATTGCAAAAATTAGATTTTTTTTAACGCAAAGAACGCAGAGGAACGCAAAGAAAGAATATGGATTTAAAGGATAGTTTACTAAATCATTTGAATGAAATAGTGCGCGATCGCGATCCTTATATCGCCTCTGCGGGACACTTCTATGTACAGCAATACATTCAACAACGACTGCAACAATGGGGAGAGGTAGTAACCCATGAGTTCCAGGTGCGGGGCAAAAACCATAAGAATCTTATCCTCAATCTACCCCCAATTAATTATCAAACACAGGCAATACCGCCAATTCTAATCGGCGCTCATTATGATGCTGTACCTGGAACCCCAGCCGCAGACGATAACGCGACAGGTGTTGCAGTGTTACTGGAGTTAGCTAAAGCGTTTGCAGCGCAACCGTTAAAATATCCCGTGCGGTTGATCGCGTTCGATATGGAAGAATATGGGTTATTGGGTAGTGAGGCGTATGCAGAAGAGTTAAAGCAACAGCAGCAACCGTTACGTTTAATGATTTCCCTAGAAATGCTCGGTTACTGTGATGATACTCCTGGTTCGCAACGTTACCCAACTGGTTTGGAACGTTTTTATCCAGATACAGGTAATTTTATTGCTTTAATTGGTAATTTAACGACTATTTTTGACTTAATTAAGCTGAGTCGCCATATTAGTAAAGCTGGAACTCCTAGCCAGATTTTACCAGTACCAAATAAAGGCTTAATGGTACGTGCAACCCGCCTCAGCGATCACTCTCCGTTTTGGGATAGAGGTTATCGCGCAATGATGATTACAGATACAGCTTTCATGCGAAATCCTCATTATCACAAACCGAGCGATCGCATTGATACCCTTGATTTAGACTTCCTCACAGGTATTTGTCGCGGTTTAATCAAGGGAATAACTTCTCTTTAACTATGAGACAAGAAAACCCCTACATTCTTACTTCCTCTGCCCCCTCTGTTTCACGACTATTGGGGGGT
This genomic stretch from Oculatellaceae cyanobacterium harbors:
- a CDS encoding M20/M25/M40 family metallo-hydrolase, with product MDLKDSLLNHLNEIVRDRDPYIASAGHFYVQQYIQQRLQQWGEVVTHEFQVRGKNHKNLILNLPPINYQTQAIPPILIGAHYDAVPGTPAADDNATGVAVLLELAKAFAAQPLKYPVRLIAFDMEEYGLLGSEAYAEELKQQQQPLRLMISLEMLGYCDDTPGSQRYPTGLERFYPDTGNFIALIGNLTTIFDLIKLSRHISKAGTPSQILPVPNKGLMVRATRLSDHSPFWDRGYRAMMITDTAFMRNPHYHKPSDRIDTLDLDFLTGICRGLIKGITSL
- the lysS gene encoding lysine--tRNA ligase produces the protein MVRSEAEVRSQKVDSFREQGIEPYPSEAMARSHTVKQVEEWFSQPGNELEKGQNDPNELSIKVAGRITAKRDSGKLIFIDLLDATGKIQLKIEKSWVADTKGLTFSQIEKLLDEGDFVGAEGIGTRTNRGQLSIQVKELKILSKATIPFPDSYYGVNDPETCRRHREMDLASNRESFQRFALRSKIVQNVRSYLTDNEFYELETPVLQAIYGGAAARPFITHHNALDVDLYLRIAPELFLKRAICGGFERVFELGRVFRNEGIDSTHNPEFTSLEVYQAYADYFDILEVVENVMINAAAACGKGNEIEYQGEAISLERKYDYSDKYPGFQGKHWQVKTMVEAVKDETHLDFDSLELADAITKVEQLGLNTSKLETQSLGYLLYAVFDKLVVPKLIQPTFVIDFPVEVSPLAKGHRSKPGFVERFELFINGTEYSNGFSELNDPREQRKRFEEQLAQKNAGDDEAHPMDEDFLEALSLGMPNCAGMGIGVDRLVMLLTNTQSIRDVVMFPTMRPVKE